A single window of Dehalococcoidia bacterium DNA harbors:
- a CDS encoding amino acid ABC transporter permease — protein MVTKPDPTAQEERKIALIPGAEPSARSDPWWWLVALVVALVVLLILTSHEYKGIFSFILKGLNVTAVVTVVSYILMLIVGMLGALGRLSKNFIFRGLASLYVEIIRGIPLLVQLIMWYFVFPSLVQKIGDATGIAFLADWRANPIAMAILGLTFCYGAYMTEIFRAGIQSIPKGQMEAARSLGMTYVQAMRHIVLPQAIRVVLPPVGNEFVSLLKDSSLVSVVAVADMTRLGQTYMSNHFNPIPVWIMVALMYLILTLFSSRVVSWLEKRTRFER, from the coding sequence TTGGTAACTAAACCCGACCCCACAGCTCAGGAAGAGCGCAAGATAGCCCTCATTCCAGGAGCCGAACCAAGCGCCCGGAGTGACCCGTGGTGGTGGCTGGTCGCTTTAGTGGTAGCCCTCGTCGTGCTCCTTATACTCACTTCGCACGAATATAAAGGCATCTTCAGTTTTATCCTTAAAGGGCTCAATGTTACCGCGGTGGTCACGGTAGTCTCATATATACTCATGCTAATAGTCGGCATGTTAGGCGCACTTGGGCGACTATCTAAAAACTTCATTTTCCGCGGTCTTGCAAGCCTGTACGTCGAGATAATCCGCGGCATTCCTCTGCTCGTACAGCTTATCATGTGGTATTTTGTTTTCCCTTCGCTTGTACAGAAGATCGGCGACGCTACCGGGATTGCCTTCCTGGCAGACTGGCGCGCCAATCCAATCGCCATGGCGATACTTGGGCTTACCTTCTGCTATGGCGCTTATATGACTGAAATATTTCGTGCTGGCATCCAAAGTATTCCCAAAGGGCAGATGGAAGCCGCACGCAGTCTGGGAATGACTTATGTTCAAGCTATGCGCCATATCGTCCTGCCACAGGCGATAAGAGTAGTGCTTCCACCGGTAGGTAATGAGTTTGTTTCACTGCTCAAAGATTCATCGCTGGTAAGCGTCGTGGCCGTCGCAGACATGACGCGTCTCGGTCAAACTTATATGTCCAACCACTTCAATCCCATACCTGTATGGATAATGGTTGCCCTAATGTATCTTATTCTAACGCTGTTCTCTTCCCGCGTTGTCTCATGGCTGGAAAAGAGAACACGTTTTGAAAGGTAA
- a CDS encoding basic amino acid ABC transporter substrate-binding protein, which produces MKRLFPVFLALVLVTLTLSACGGKSTKYIIATDATWPPFEYVDDQNKIVGFDIDLMNAIAEKAGIEIEYQNVGFDPLLAGMAQGTYDAAISSITILPDRAQNMLFSDPYYIAGQMIVVQKNNTSITSQDSLKGKKLGAQLGTTGESLAKDTAGATVKSYNQIGLAIQDLLNGQIDAVICDTPIAEGYANKNASTLKIVGGSLTTESYGIAVAKGKTDLLNKINQGLAAVKASGILDQLVQKWLAS; this is translated from the coding sequence GTGAAACGGTTATTCCCTGTTTTTCTCGCATTGGTCCTGGTCACACTAACCCTTTCCGCCTGCGGCGGAAAAAGCACGAAGTACATCATCGCTACCGATGCCACCTGGCCGCCATTCGAATATGTTGACGACCAGAACAAAATTGTCGGTTTCGACATTGACCTCATGAATGCCATCGCCGAAAAGGCTGGCATCGAAATCGAGTATCAGAACGTGGGCTTCGACCCCTTGCTGGCCGGCATGGCCCAAGGCACCTACGATGCCGCCATCTCTTCCATCACCATCCTGCCCGATCGCGCCCAGAACATGCTGTTTTCTGACCCCTATTACATTGCCGGGCAGATGATCGTAGTCCAGAAAAATAACACTTCGATAACCAGCCAGGATAGTCTCAAAGGTAAAAAGTTAGGAGCGCAGCTGGGAACTACCGGTGAGAGCCTGGCAAAAGACACCGCAGGAGCTACGGTCAAGTCTTACAACCAGATCGGCCTAGCCATCCAGGACCTCTTGAACGGGCAGATCGATGCAGTCATCTGCGATACGCCCATCGCCGAAGGTTATGCTAATAAAAACGCCAGCACGCTTAAAATCGTCGGCGGCTCCCTGACCACAGAGAGCTATGGCATTGCCGTAGCCAAAGGCAAAACAGACCTTTTAAATAAGATCAACCAGGGCCTCGCTGCCGTCAAGGCCTCCGGTATTCTCGACCAACTAGTCCAAAAATGGCTTGCCAGCTAA